The sequence TGTTAGGGAAGAAAACTCAGATGGTGATGATCATCTCCCTATTGCCTCAAGGATGAGGTCAGGTTACTCAAATAATAAATCATCATCCTCTAAGACAAATGCTAGTAAGatgatagcttcttcatccagAAAGATAGCTAAGAACAAATGCGTGAAAGATTCTAAAGCGTTACCTTTTAGAGATGGGCAAAAGAAATGGACAACACTAGTGCACAATGGTGTTCTTTTTCCACCTCCATATAAATGTCATGGGGTTAAGATATTGTATCAGGGAAAGCCAGTTGACTTAACTCCTGAACAAGAAGAGGTCCTTTCTCTGTCTTTTCTTTTAGAGTGTCTCTGTCCCAtgattgattatttttttgcttACGTAGTTTCTTCATTTCTATCTCCAGGTTGCCACTATGTTTGCAAAGATGAGAGAAACGGAATATTACAACAAACCATTGTTTAGAGAGAATTTCTGGAATGATTGGAGGGAACTACTTGGAAAGGACCATGTGATTAGAAACTTAGATGATTGTGATTTCAGTCCCATATATGAATGGTATATGCAGGACATTGAGATAAGGAAACAAATGAATGCAgaagtaaataataattttctaataATATAACAGCTTATTAATATGCTATCCTGAAGTTGGTGCTGATAATGTAATAATATGCTAATGATGTGCAGGAAAAAAGAATTCTGAAGGAGGAGAAATTAAAGCAGGGAGAGAAATACATGTGGGCAGTTCTTGATGGCGTCAAAGAGAAGGTAAATACTGTCACATTGTTGATAGGAATATATCTTTGGCATTTTGGAATTTGCTGACATTAATTAAGTTGCAACTATATTACAGGCTGTAAATTTCAGAGTTGAACCCCCAGGCTTGTTTCGTGCCCGGGGAGACCATCCTAAGGTATGTGTTGCTTCCTTTGTTCTTATATTATTCTTGAACTATATGTGTTCTGTTGGTGGGCTCTCTAGTCCACATTACACTTAGAAATAGTTTTCTTCTTTGCTACCCTAACTTCTACAGCTATCTCTGCATTATGTACTTTATAGATGGGGAAACTCAAAAAACGGATTCGTCCTTGTGATATTACAATCAACATTGGTAAAGATGCACCCATTCCAGAATGCCCTACCCCTGGTGAAAGGtcattttttatcttttgtgTTTCTTGTGGAAGAAGACACATTCGTTGTTGTTTTTTCTGTGACGTGATTTTGAGAATGTTGTTTCTTTTCAGATGGAAAGAAATTAAGCATGACACTACTGTCACATGGCTTGCTTTCTGGAATGATCCTATCAATCCAAAAGTGTTCAATTATGCATTCTTGGCAGCTAGCAGTGCGTTAAAGGTAATGAGCATTTGATTCCTCTAAAGGTTTTGCGTTTCCCTTTTCTAATCAGCAGCTTGCCATTTATTAGCAGCGCCTTAGAGAAGCATGCACTAAAGATCTTAGTGACAAGGGTGCAACAAAACAGGAAACAGAGGTTGCTACGTATCTTATAGATAAGCTATCCCTTAGAGCTGGAGACGAGAAGGTAATGTAATGTAACGACAATACTTCTCTAATGAAAGAGTGTTACCATCTGAATTGTTTGGTTATATCCTAAGGTCACCATCATTTCTGACCATGATCAACGTACTGTCTCGGAATCTAACGGACCACAAGCTGAGAGGCTGGCTGTGAAAATAGAAGAACTAAgggtaaaaataaatataagcaAGTGTAATAGCTTTGATCAGAACAGTTTCCTCAGTCTCATTGTTTTTGTATTTCAATGCAGGAGAAAATAGAAGAGCTGGATATCGATCTCGATGGGACTGAGAAAGAAACTCCTGCAACTGAGTGGACGTCAGATTTTTTTATAGTTGAGCCGGTCAAAGGGAGTGACAGCAATGTTCCTGTTTTCACTGAGCCGGCTACTGAACTGGCTGATGTGTTAGCCTCAGAAGTTCCTAAAGAAACTGCTATCTCACCTGAGGTTGAGCCTGTTCTTACACAAACTGCATCCAATAAGGATGAGTCTTTAATACAATGATTCTCCTAAGCTACTACCTTGTCGTTGACTCTTAACATTTTTGTCTTTTGGATGCTTCCATGGATGTGGCAGAAACTGGAGTGTGCATGGAGGAGAATGACTCAATGGATGCGGGTGAAAGGATGAACTCAATGGTGATAAGGGAACCACCTCTGGAAACAGAAACTTTGCAGGAAAGTGAAGATTCTGGTCCGAGTAGGTAGTAGGTAGCAAAGGATTACGGTTGGAGACTGTGGTATCTGATCTGTTAATACTCTCTCTACTATGCAGTTGTTAGCTTAAATCTAGATTAAACATTCGCTTAATCATGTCTCCATTTTCTTCTCAAAACTGTATGGTTTTAACTCCTTGCTTAGTTACTCTTTtccatgttttaaattttaagttttaactaag comes from Brassica rapa cultivar Chiifu-401-42 chromosome A02, CAAS_Brap_v3.01, whole genome shotgun sequence and encodes:
- the LOC103851887 gene encoding DNA topoisomerase 1 beta-like isoform X3, whose product is MRNCSEKAPSVSKSNDEGCEDDKPLSARVKVQMSSTVQIKISVFASSSKKRPLVDNIKRNGSKPKGQSSQSPSKRHLEKGSSSNQSFVKRPKLLGNAATPDIKGKNLDACKPLKVNQATVREENSDGDDHLPIASRMRSGYSNNKSSSSKTNASKMIASSSRKIAKNKCVKDSKALPFRDGQKKWTTLVHNGVLFPPPYKCHGVKILYQGKPVDLTPEQEEVATMFAKMRETEYYNKPLFRENFWNDWRELLGKDHVIRNLDDCDFSPIYEWYMQDIEIRKQMNAEEKRILKEEKLKQGEKYMWAVLDGVKEKAVNFRVEPPGLFRARGDHPKMGKLKKRIRPCDITINIGKDAPIPECPTPGERSFFIFCVSCGRRHIRCCFFCDVILRMLFLFRWKEIKHDTTVTWLAFWNDPINPKVFNYAFLAASSALKQRLREACTKDLSDKGATKQETEVATYLIDKLSLRAGDEKVTIISDHDQRTVSESNGPQAERLAVKIEELREKIEELDIDLDGTEKETPATEWTSDFFIVEPVKGSDSNVPVFTEPATELADVLASEVPKETAISPEKLECAWRRMTQWMRVKG
- the LOC103851887 gene encoding DNA topoisomerase 1 beta-like isoform X5 codes for the protein MRNCSEKAPSVSKSNDEGCEDDKPLSARVKVQMSSTVQIKISVFASSSKKRPLVDNIKRNGSKPKGQSSQSPSKRHLEKGSSSNQSFVKRPKLLGNAATPDIKGKNLDACKPLKVNQATVREENSDGDDHLPIASRMRSGYSNNKSSSSKTNASKMIASSSRKIAKNKCVKDSKALPFRDGQKKWTTLVHNGVLFPPPYKCHGVKILYQGKPVDLTPEQEEVATMFAKMRETEYYNKPLFRENFWNDWRELLGKDHVIRNLDDCDFSPIYEWYMQDIEIRKQMNAEEKRILKEEKLKQGEKYMWAVLDGVKEKAVNFRVEPPGLFRARGDHPKMGKLKKRIRPCDITINIGKDAPIPECPTPGERWKEIKHDTTVTWLAFWNDPINPKVFNYAFLAASSALKRLREACTKDLSDKGATKQETEVATYLIDKLSLRAGDEKVTIISDHDQRTVSESNGPQAERLAVKIEELREKIEELDIDLDGTEKETPATEWTSDFFIVEPVKGSDSNVPVFTEPATELADVLASEVPKETAISPEVEPVLTQTASNKDESLIQ
- the LOC103851887 gene encoding DNA topoisomerase 1 beta-like isoform X4 → MRNCSEKAPSVSKSNDEGCEDDKPLSARVKVQMSSTVQIKISVFASSSKKRPLVDNIKRNGSKPKGQSSQSPSKRHLEKGSSSNQSFVKRPKLLGNAATPDIKGKNLDACKPLKVNQATVREENSDGDDHLPIASRMRSGYSNNKSSSSKTNASKMIASSSRKIAKNKCVKDSKALPFRDGQKKWTTLVHNGVLFPPPYKCHGVKILYQGKPVDLTPEQEEVATMFAKMRETEYYNKPLFRENFWNDWRELLGKDHVIRNLDDCDFSPIYEWYMQDIEIRKQMNAEEKRILKEEKLKQGEKYMWAVLDGVKEKAVNFRVEPPGLFRARGDHPKMGKLKKRIRPCDITINIGKDAPIPECPTPGERWKEIKHDTTVTWLAFWNDPINPKVFNYAFLAASSALKQRLREACTKDLSDKGATKQETEVATYLIDKLSLRAGDEKVTIISDHDQRTVSESNGPQAERLAVKIEELREKIEELDIDLDGTEKETPATEWTSDFFIVEPVKGSDSNVPVFTEPATELADVLASEVPKETAISPEVEPVLTQTASNKDESLIQ
- the LOC103851887 gene encoding DNA topoisomerase 1 beta-like isoform X2; this encodes MRNCSEKAPSVSKSNDEGCEDDKPLSARVKVQMSSTVQIKISVFASSSKKRPLVDNIKRNGSKPKGQSSQSPSKRHLEKGSSSNQSFVKRPKLLGNAATPDIKGKNLDACKPLKVNQATVREENSDGDDHLPIASRMRSGYSNNKSSSSKTNASKMIASSSRKIAKNKCVKDSKALPFRDGQKKWTTLVHNGVLFPPPYKCHGVKILYQGKPVDLTPEQEEVATMFAKMRETEYYNKPLFRENFWNDWRELLGKDHVIRNLDDCDFSPIYEWYMQDIEIRKQMNAEEKRILKEEKLKQGEKYMWAVLDGVKEKAVNFRVEPPGLFRARGDHPKMGKLKKRIRPCDITINIGKDAPIPECPTPGERSFFIFCVSCGRRHIRCCFFCDVILRMLFLFRWKEIKHDTTVTWLAFWNDPINPKVFNYAFLAASSALKRLREACTKDLSDKGATKQETEVATYLIDKLSLRAGDEKVTIISDHDQRTVSESNGPQAERLAVKIEELREKIEELDIDLDGTEKETPATEWTSDFFIVEPVKGSDSNVPVFTEPATELADVLASEVPKETAISPEVEPVLTQTASNKDESLIQ
- the LOC103851887 gene encoding DNA topoisomerase 1 beta-like isoform X1 — protein: MRNCSEKAPSVSKSNDEGCEDDKPLSARVKVQMSSTVQIKISVFASSSKKRPLVDNIKRNGSKPKGQSSQSPSKRHLEKGSSSNQSFVKRPKLLGNAATPDIKGKNLDACKPLKVNQATVREENSDGDDHLPIASRMRSGYSNNKSSSSKTNASKMIASSSRKIAKNKCVKDSKALPFRDGQKKWTTLVHNGVLFPPPYKCHGVKILYQGKPVDLTPEQEEVATMFAKMRETEYYNKPLFRENFWNDWRELLGKDHVIRNLDDCDFSPIYEWYMQDIEIRKQMNAEEKRILKEEKLKQGEKYMWAVLDGVKEKAVNFRVEPPGLFRARGDHPKMGKLKKRIRPCDITINIGKDAPIPECPTPGERSFFIFCVSCGRRHIRCCFFCDVILRMLFLFRWKEIKHDTTVTWLAFWNDPINPKVFNYAFLAASSALKQRLREACTKDLSDKGATKQETEVATYLIDKLSLRAGDEKVTIISDHDQRTVSESNGPQAERLAVKIEELREKIEELDIDLDGTEKETPATEWTSDFFIVEPVKGSDSNVPVFTEPATELADVLASEVPKETAISPEVEPVLTQTASNKDESLIQ